The nucleotide window TGACCCAAGCCGGGCTGACCCTGGGCACGCCGCGTTACATGAGCCCCGAACAGATCCAGGGGCGACAAGTCGATTCACGCAGCGACCTGTATTCGCTGGGCGTGACGATGTACCACTTGCTGACCGGGCGACCGCCGTTCGAAGCGGAAGATCCGTTGGCGCTGGCCGTGATGCACCTGCATGAAACGCCGCCGCCGATCGACAAGGCACGCGGCAGCGACGACTTGCCGCCTTGGCTGGTGACGGTGATCGGACGTCTGATCAGCAAGATGCCGGAGGACCGGTTCCAGTCGGCGTCAGAAATGCTGGACGTGATCCGCAGCGAAACCGGCGAGGGATCCGGCGGCTGGTCCGGTGGGGCTGTCGCCGCGACGACTCGGCTGCAGCGCGCATCGGCGCTGGCCCGACGCCGACAGCGACGCCGGTTGTTGCGAATCGCCGCTTGTGTGGGGCTGCCTTTGGTCGCCGCGGTGGCTGGTATCGCAATGGCGGCGCGAAGCCCGCGGCCGGACGTTGCGACTTTGCTGAACCCGACCGAGGTCGTCCAAGCGGAATCGGTCGAAGCCCAGTGGATCGAAGCGGTCCGACGAAACGACGCCGCGGGGTGGAAAGCGGTGATGGAGTATTTCCCACCGGAATTGAACGCGACCAACCAGGAATACGCCAACCGTGCGCGGATCCAGTTGGGCCGATACTTGATCGAACAAAAACAGTATCGCGAAGCCGACCGGGTGCTGGACCAGATGCTGGCGGACCCAAGTTTGCGTGGGATTTATCAGGTGACCGCGCTGATCTTGCGGTCACAGGTCGCCAAAGCACGCGGCGACAGCACCAGTCTGGCCACGCTGCGTCAACGGCTGACCAACCAAATCAGCAAGCTGAAATCCAGCAATCCTCAACAGGCCTCCATCTTGGGTGACGTGTTCAGCGATCGCGAAATGATGGAAATCGGCGTCACCCTGGA belongs to Crateriforma spongiae and includes:
- a CDS encoding serine/threonine-protein kinase yields the protein MNPADDPTEDQGSQPEPIETSGDPSPIDPGQTQAGPRATSAEPSKSSASLVGCRLGEYQVLRKLGRGGMADVYAAKQLSLNRDVALKVLRKQFAMDEAYVKRFRREATAAAKLNHPNIVGVYDVKQVEDQYFIAQELIDGANLREQLDRRGPLDADEGVRVLMAVGQALEVAAEAGITHRDIKPENIMHSSRGEIKVADFGLARLGPEPGRSHAELTQAGLTLGTPRYMSPEQIQGRQVDSRSDLYSLGVTMYHLLTGRPPFEAEDPLALAVMHLHETPPPIDKARGSDDLPPWLVTVIGRLISKMPEDRFQSASEMLDVIRSETGEGSGGWSGGAVAATTRLQRASALARRRQRRRLLRIAACVGLPLVAAVAGIAMAARSPRPDVATLLNPTEVVQAESVEAQWIEAVRRNDAAGWKAVMEYFPPELNATNQEYANRARIQLGRYLIEQKQYREADRVLDQMLADPSLRGIYQVTALILRSQVAKARGDSTSLATLRQRLTNQISKLKSSNPQQASILGDVFSDREMMEIGVTLDET